A stretch of Corallococcus macrosporus DNA encodes these proteins:
- a CDS encoding PAS domain-containing sensor histidine kinase, producing MAGGAARELEAILDAAIDPIVACGADECILYVNAATERLLGWDREQLIGRPVADLFPPRLHHFHGVSLPRYLLSRRKMLGGRPTRIFARRRDGVELQVELTVGAIGVDSQERIVLTMRRLHEVIDSLEEPVEHVPGGPGAAAHHQETADRLYRLVVENAPLGIFHFDRAPIITACNDRFAHIISTSKRNLVGLHLYTLSDERIMACVRDALAGHNCDFEGSYRALTTGKVTPVRIRFAPCYSEDGSVEGGVGIVEDISDRRRVEAAREENLAQLDLLVRGAPVGIGFLDADLRYVRVNETLARINGVPAEAHVGHTLPELLGEAGAIAEQGPRHVLRTGEPLVNKESTSDEDLHLPGPRRNFLGNFYPVRTPDGRVLGVGVLVEDITERKRAEEERAHLYREAQEAVRVRDDFLSIASHELKTPLTPLSLRLATLERRLERGENLDPSVLRHARHQLTRLTGLINDLLDASRIEAGRLALHPEATRFDLLVEHTLASMEGQKGNHAFDFETPPEPISVHGDAYRLEQVVSNLLENALKYSPDGGTIRVRLTLNEDVAVLSVTDPGIGIPEDQQQQLFDRYFRARNASTRSYGGLGLGLYISRDIVERHGGRIWVESEAGRGSTFYVALPTLSAARPALPLAWPDRHLH from the coding sequence ATGGCTGGAGGAGCCGCACGGGAGCTGGAGGCCATCTTGGACGCGGCGATAGACCCCATCGTCGCGTGCGGTGCCGACGAGTGCATCCTGTACGTCAACGCGGCGACGGAGCGGCTGCTCGGCTGGGACCGGGAGCAGCTCATTGGCAGGCCCGTCGCCGACCTGTTCCCGCCCCGCCTGCACCACTTCCACGGCGTCTCCCTGCCCCGCTACCTGCTCTCGCGCCGCAAGATGCTCGGAGGCCGGCCCACTCGCATCTTCGCCCGGCGGCGCGACGGCGTGGAGCTGCAGGTGGAGCTGACGGTGGGCGCCATCGGGGTGGACTCGCAGGAGCGCATCGTCCTCACCATGCGCCGGCTGCATGAGGTCATCGACTCGCTGGAGGAGCCGGTCGAGCACGTCCCCGGCGGCCCCGGCGCGGCGGCGCACCACCAGGAGACGGCGGACCGGCTCTACCGGCTGGTCGTGGAGAACGCCCCCCTGGGCATCTTCCACTTCGACCGCGCCCCCATCATCACCGCGTGCAACGACCGCTTCGCCCACATCATCAGCACGTCGAAGCGCAACCTGGTGGGCCTGCACCTCTACACGCTGAGCGACGAGCGCATCATGGCCTGCGTGCGCGACGCGCTGGCCGGCCACAACTGCGACTTCGAGGGCAGCTACCGCGCGCTCACCACCGGCAAGGTGACGCCCGTGCGCATCCGCTTCGCCCCCTGCTACTCCGAGGACGGCTCCGTGGAGGGCGGCGTCGGCATCGTGGAGGACATCTCCGACCGCCGCCGCGTGGAGGCCGCGCGCGAGGAGAACCTGGCCCAGCTGGACCTGCTCGTCCGCGGCGCGCCCGTGGGCATCGGCTTCCTGGACGCGGACCTGCGCTACGTGCGCGTCAACGAAACGCTCGCGCGCATCAACGGCGTGCCCGCGGAGGCGCACGTCGGCCACACGCTGCCGGAGCTGCTGGGGGAGGCGGGCGCCATCGCCGAGCAGGGTCCCCGGCACGTGCTGCGCACCGGCGAGCCCCTGGTGAACAAGGAGTCCACCTCCGACGAGGACCTGCACCTGCCCGGCCCCCGGCGCAACTTCCTGGGGAACTTCTACCCGGTGCGCACGCCCGACGGCCGCGTGCTGGGCGTGGGCGTCCTGGTGGAGGACATCACCGAGCGCAAGCGCGCGGAGGAGGAGCGCGCGCACCTGTACCGCGAGGCCCAGGAGGCCGTGCGCGTGCGCGACGACTTCCTCTCCATCGCCTCGCACGAGCTGAAGACGCCGCTCACGCCCCTGAGCCTGCGCCTGGCCACGCTGGAGCGCCGCCTGGAGCGCGGCGAGAACCTGGACCCCAGCGTGCTGCGCCACGCGCGCCATCAACTCACGCGCCTCACCGGCCTCATCAACGACCTGCTGGACGCGTCCCGCATCGAGGCCGGCCGGCTGGCCCTGCACCCGGAGGCCACCCGCTTCGACCTGCTCGTGGAGCACACGCTCGCCAGCATGGAGGGCCAGAAGGGCAACCACGCCTTCGACTTCGAGACACCCCCGGAGCCCATTTCCGTCCACGGCGACGCGTACCGGCTGGAGCAGGTGGTCTCCAACCTGCTGGAGAACGCGCTCAAGTACAGCCCGGACGGCGGCACCATCCGCGTGCGGCTGACCCTCAACGAGGACGTCGCCGTGCTGTCCGTGACGGACCCGGGCATCGGCATCCCGGAGGACCAGCAGCAGCAGCTCTTCGACCGCTACTTCCGCGCGCGCAACGCCTCCACCCGCTCCTACGGCGGGCTGGGCCTGGGCCTCTACATCAGCCGCGACATCGTGGAGCGCCACGGCGGCCGCATCTGGGTGGAGAGCGAAGCGGGCCGCGGGTCGACCTTCTACGTCGCGCTGCCGACACTCTCCGCCGCGCGGCCCGCCCTCCCGCTCGCCTGGCCCGATCGCCACCTCCACTGA
- a CDS encoding TspO/MBR family protein: MQLSELGGSEGLEHNATLNRESMVALGAFGALTAGAVFLNAKSTREAVQQGWYKRLKKPPYQPPRQAFAPVWTALYGLIAVSGWRIWGSPAGARRSRALGLWFVQLGLNAAWSHLFFRKRQLKAAAVENWALLGSIAAYTAAASSVDRKAPWFMAPYLGWVSFANVLSTDIARRNT; encoded by the coding sequence ATGCAGCTCAGTGAGCTGGGAGGCTCCGAGGGCCTGGAACACAACGCCACGCTCAACCGTGAGTCCATGGTGGCGCTGGGCGCCTTCGGTGCCCTCACCGCGGGCGCGGTCTTCCTCAACGCGAAGAGCACGCGCGAGGCCGTCCAGCAGGGCTGGTACAAGCGCCTGAAGAAGCCGCCTTATCAGCCGCCGCGCCAGGCCTTCGCGCCCGTATGGACGGCGCTCTATGGCCTCATCGCCGTCTCCGGCTGGCGCATCTGGGGCTCACCGGCGGGCGCGCGGCGCTCGCGCGCGCTGGGCCTGTGGTTCGTGCAGTTGGGGCTCAACGCCGCGTGGTCCCACCTGTTCTTCCGCAAGCGCCAGCTGAAGGCCGCGGCGGTGGAGAACTGGGCGCTGCTGGGCAGCATCGCGGCGTACACCGCCGCCGCCAGCAGCGTGGACCGCAAGGCGCCGTGGTTCATGGCGCCCTATCTGGGCTGGGTGTCCTTCGCCAACGTGCTGTCGACGGACATCGCCCGGCGCAACACCTGA
- a CDS encoding ferritin-like domain-containing protein, translating into MSKDTIADVGMNRTGIKTSPVDSKDIIAEAERAQPSSLGDAQAIADVRKQYMRESGDGLGRVPPPSSLKGMAKTAVDMLKGGKPTVFIDKLGERLAFERSGVRLYEGALSKLDVFGSWEGGPSRELLTKIMDDELGHFALLVEAMEKMGADPTAVTPSANLTSVISMGVPAAISDARTNLRQAVQALLVAELTDNASWELLIELARGLGHDSLADRFQLALDAEAEHLALVKGWLAAGLATEARAPMESAGLPAQP; encoded by the coding sequence ATGAGCAAGGACACCATCGCCGACGTGGGCATGAACCGCACCGGCATCAAGACGTCGCCCGTGGACAGCAAGGACATCATCGCGGAGGCGGAGCGCGCGCAGCCCAGCAGCCTGGGCGACGCGCAGGCCATCGCGGACGTGCGCAAGCAGTACATGCGCGAGTCCGGTGACGGCCTGGGCCGCGTGCCGCCGCCTTCCAGTTTGAAGGGCATGGCGAAGACCGCGGTGGACATGCTCAAGGGCGGCAAGCCCACCGTGTTCATCGACAAGCTGGGGGAACGGCTCGCCTTCGAGCGCTCCGGCGTCCGGCTCTACGAGGGCGCGCTCTCCAAGCTGGATGTCTTCGGCAGCTGGGAAGGGGGCCCGTCACGTGAGCTGCTGACGAAGATCATGGACGACGAGCTGGGCCACTTCGCCCTGCTGGTGGAGGCCATGGAGAAGATGGGCGCGGACCCCACGGCGGTGACGCCGTCCGCGAACCTCACGTCGGTCATCTCCATGGGCGTGCCCGCGGCCATCTCCGACGCGCGCACCAACCTGCGCCAGGCCGTGCAGGCGCTGCTGGTGGCGGAGCTGACGGACAACGCGAGCTGGGAGCTGCTCATCGAGCTGGCGCGCGGCCTGGGCCATGACTCGCTGGCGGACCGCTTCCAGCTGGCGCTGGACGCCGAGGCCGAGCACCTGGCGCTGGTGAAGGGCTGGCTCGCGGCGGGGCTGGCCACGGAGGCCCGCGCCCCGATGGAGTCCGCGGGATTGCCCGCGCAGCCCTGA